A genomic segment from Flavobacterium inviolabile encodes:
- a CDS encoding DUF6705 family protein, giving the protein MKNIFIITILLLSISGCSQTLPLYLAHSQESGKYYKDIDNDLNKFQGTWKYTNGSTSLTIVLRKKTQVVNPFRNFTTDMLIGEYSYIHNGIQQTNTISLMEANSADYGNNNIYGTTLGKCDECPAGAKNLVFLFFNDPVVSYLNSQMSVKYFIENGVEKIKIGLKPDTYVHTGELPAMPAGYEPVPIDKYTLIKQP; this is encoded by the coding sequence ATGAAAAATATATTTATAATAACGATTTTATTATTATCAATTTCCGGTTGTTCACAAACTTTACCTTTATATCTGGCACACAGCCAGGAATCTGGAAAATACTACAAAGATATAGATAATGACCTGAATAAATTTCAGGGAACGTGGAAGTACACTAATGGTTCAACTTCATTAACCATTGTACTGAGAAAAAAAACACAGGTGGTTAATCCTTTCCGCAACTTTACAACAGATATGCTCATTGGTGAGTATAGCTATATTCACAATGGTATTCAGCAGACCAATACCATAAGTTTAATGGAAGCAAATTCGGCGGACTATGGTAATAATAACATCTACGGGACAACATTAGGTAAATGTGATGAATGTCCTGCAGGCGCAAAAAACTTGGTATTTCTATTTTTTAATGACCCGGTCGTAAGTTATTTAAACTCTCAAATGAGTGTAAAGTATTTTATCGAAAATGGTGTTGAAAAAATAAAAATCGGGCTAAAACCAGATACTTATGTTCATACAGGAGAATTACCAGCAATGCCGGCCGGATATGAGCCCGTACCTATTGATAAATACACTTTGATAAAACAGCCATAG
- the rimP gene encoding ribosome assembly cofactor RimP, with protein MAFKEKVSALLNEGLSQKPSLFLIDLAITDSYKIIVTLDGDNGVSLQDCIDISRAIEHNLDREEQDFSLEVASAGATSPLKLPRQFRKNIGRTLKVTTATEKIEAALTAATDAFIVLEWTAREPKQIGKGKETVHKKVEIPYSDIKEAIVIITF; from the coding sequence ATGGCATTTAAAGAAAAAGTTAGCGCGTTGCTGAATGAGGGGTTGTCGCAGAAACCGTCTCTTTTTTTAATTGATTTGGCAATAACCGATTCTTATAAAATTATTGTAACTTTAGACGGTGATAACGGTGTTAGTCTTCAGGACTGTATTGATATTAGCCGTGCTATAGAGCATAATTTGGATCGCGAAGAACAGGATTTTTCATTGGAAGTAGCTTCTGCGGGAGCAACCAGTCCGTTGAAATTGCCAAGACAGTTCAGAAAGAATATCGGCAGAACGCTGAAAGTAACTACGGCTACCGAGAAAATCGAAGCCGCATTGACAGCAGCAACAGATGCGTTTATTGTTTTGGAATGGACAGCAAGAGAGCCAAAACAAATCGGGAAAGGTAAAGAAACAGTTCACAAAAAGGTAGAAATTCCTTATTCAGATATCAAGGAAGCAATTGTTATAATAACATTTTAA
- a CDS encoding SPOR domain-containing protein — MRILRVNKNHFLPLIALFLGYTSNAQTAKINIDQDQKFEQLLNEKRKINSSITVNDRYKIQIFYGTNEEAKKTLASFRKEFRNIDGTIVYNNPTYKVWIGSFKTRIEAEKNLNDIKKKYPNALLIRPNK, encoded by the coding sequence ATGAGAATCTTAAGAGTAAACAAAAACCACTTCCTTCCTTTAATAGCACTATTTTTAGGATACACTTCCAACGCGCAGACCGCAAAAATTAACATTGATCAGGACCAGAAATTTGAGCAACTCCTGAATGAGAAAAGAAAAATCAATTCCTCTATAACCGTTAACGATCGTTATAAAATTCAAATTTTTTACGGCACTAATGAAGAAGCCAAAAAAACACTGGCGAGTTTCAGAAAAGAATTCCGGAATATAGACGGTACCATCGTTTATAACAATCCAACCTACAAAGTATGGATTGGCAGCTTTAAGACCCGCATAGAGGCCGAAAAGAACCTTAACGACATTAAAAAGAAATACCCGAACGCTCTTTTAATACGTCCGAATAAATAA
- the infB gene encoding translation initiation factor IF-2, which yields MSEERVIRINKVLRELNISLDRAVDYLKEKGHTIESSPNAKISNEEYSILCGQFSADKGKKVASLEVSEEKKKEKEALRVEREREIEEKRKQEEEKQRQEIIKAKATLSGPKAIGKIDLNPKKAEVVTEKPSSEVVEEKVSVPETKPVVVEEKPVVEEKPVEKIEEVKPKEEEKKVIREEKVVKITPVEKPQVEKAATAEPVVEEERIETQYQKLSGTTFTGQTIDLSQFNKPKKKKEDFKKDGNKPNTGNNQNAGQGQGQNSNNSNNNKNKRKRIPTKPGAPGTPGQGQGGNNNQGGNNANRPGGPGKFTANKPSFQKGNRPAIVAKVEPTEEEVKNQIKETLERLQGKGNKSKAAKYRRDKRDSHRQKSDDEQRAIEEGSKVLKVTEFVTVGEIATMMDVPITKVIGTCMSLGIMVTMNQRLDAETLSIVADEFGYEVEFITTDIEEAIEIIEDRPEDLIHRAPIVTVMGHVDHGKTSLLDYIRKANVIAGESGGITQHIGAYGVRLDNGQKITFLDTPGHEAFTAMRARGAQVTDIVIIVIAADDDIMPQTKEAISHAQAAGVPLIFAINKVDKPTANPEKIKEKLAGMNLLVEDWGGKYQSHDISAKTGLGVKELLEKVLLEAEILDLKANPNKPAVGTVVEAFLDKGRGYVSTVLVQAGTLRIGDYVLAGKHHGKVKAMHDERGHNVKEAGPSTPISILGLDGAPTAGDKFNVFEDEREAKQIAAKRTQLMREQSVRTQKHITLAEIGRRIALGQFKELNIILKGDVDGSVEALSDSFSKLSTEEIQIRIIHKGVGAITESDVLLASASDAIIIGFNVRPSGSAKQLADKEEIDIRSYSIIYDAIDDLKDAMEGMLSPEMKEEITGTAEIRETFKISKVGTIAGCMVTDGKIFRNSKIRLIREGVVIYTGELSTLKRFKDDVKEVSKGYDCGMQIKNYNDIRELDIIEGFQQVEVKKKLK from the coding sequence ATGTCTGAAGAAAGAGTAATAAGAATAAACAAGGTTTTAAGGGAATTAAACATTTCTCTGGATAGAGCTGTGGACTATTTGAAAGAAAAAGGGCATACCATTGAATCAAGTCCGAATGCTAAAATTTCTAATGAGGAATATTCTATCTTGTGCGGTCAATTCTCTGCTGATAAGGGTAAAAAAGTAGCTTCTCTGGAGGTGAGTGAAGAGAAAAAGAAAGAAAAAGAGGCATTACGTGTAGAAAGAGAGCGCGAGATTGAAGAGAAACGCAAACAAGAGGAAGAGAAACAACGTCAAGAAATCATTAAAGCAAAAGCCACATTGTCTGGTCCGAAAGCTATTGGTAAAATTGACCTGAATCCTAAAAAAGCTGAAGTTGTTACTGAAAAACCATCTTCAGAAGTAGTAGAGGAGAAAGTCTCAGTACCGGAAACGAAGCCTGTTGTTGTGGAGGAGAAACCTGTTGTTGAAGAGAAACCTGTTGAAAAAATAGAGGAAGTGAAACCTAAGGAAGAAGAGAAGAAGGTTATTCGTGAAGAAAAAGTTGTTAAAATCACTCCTGTAGAGAAACCTCAGGTTGAAAAAGCAGCAACTGCAGAGCCTGTAGTGGAAGAAGAGAGAATCGAAACACAGTACCAGAAATTAAGCGGTACTACGTTTACAGGTCAAACCATTGACCTTTCTCAGTTCAATAAACCGAAAAAGAAGAAAGAAGACTTTAAGAAAGACGGAAACAAGCCGAATACTGGTAACAACCAGAATGCCGGACAAGGTCAGGGTCAGAATTCGAACAATTCGAATAATAATAAGAACAAGAGAAAACGTATTCCGACCAAACCGGGAGCTCCGGGTACACCGGGCCAGGGTCAGGGCGGTAATAACAACCAGGGTGGTAACAATGCTAACAGACCGGGAGGACCAGGTAAATTTACGGCGAACAAGCCGTCATTCCAGAAAGGAAACCGTCCTGCTATCGTAGCAAAAGTTGAGCCAACGGAAGAAGAAGTTAAAAACCAGATCAAGGAGACTTTAGAAAGACTTCAGGGTAAAGGAAATAAATCGAAAGCGGCGAAGTACAGAAGAGACAAGAGAGATTCTCACCGTCAGAAATCGGATGACGAGCAAAGAGCTATCGAAGAAGGAAGCAAAGTACTGAAAGTAACAGAATTCGTTACGGTTGGTGAAATTGCAACCATGATGGATGTGCCAATTACCAAAGTTATCGGAACGTGTATGTCTTTGGGTATCATGGTAACCATGAACCAGAGATTGGATGCGGAAACGCTTTCTATCGTTGCAGACGAGTTTGGTTATGAGGTAGAATTCATTACCACGGATATTGAAGAAGCAATTGAAATTATTGAAGACAGACCGGAAGATCTGATCCACAGAGCGCCGATTGTTACGGTAATGGGTCACGTGGATCACGGTAAAACATCCTTATTGGATTACATTCGTAAAGCAAATGTTATTGCGGGTGAGTCCGGAGGTATTACGCAGCACATCGGAGCGTATGGTGTTCGATTAGACAACGGTCAGAAAATTACGTTCCTGGATACACCGGGTCACGAGGCCTTTACGGCGATGCGTGCCCGTGGAGCTCAGGTAACGGATATTGTAATTATCGTGATTGCGGCGGATGATGATATCATGCCACAAACAAAAGAGGCTATCAGCCATGCTCAGGCAGCAGGGGTACCTTTGATTTTTGCAATCAATAAAGTGGATAAACCAACGGCTAATCCTGAAAAAATTAAAGAAAAACTGGCAGGTATGAACTTGTTGGTTGAAGATTGGGGTGGAAAATACCAATCCCATGATATTTCTGCAAAAACAGGATTAGGAGTTAAAGAACTATTAGAAAAAGTATTATTAGAAGCTGAAATCTTAGATTTAAAAGCAAACCCTAATAAACCGGCTGTAGGTACAGTAGTAGAAGCATTCCTTGATAAAGGACGCGGATACGTTTCGACAGTATTGGTTCAGGCAGGTACTTTAAGAATCGGAGATTACGTATTGGCCGGTAAGCATCATGGTAAAGTGAAAGCGATGCATGATGAAAGAGGTCATAACGTTAAAGAGGCAGGTCCTTCAACCCCGATTTCTATTTTAGGTTTGGACGGAGCGCCGACAGCAGGTGATAAATTCAATGTTTTTGAAGACGAAAGAGAAGCGAAACAAATTGCTGCTAAGCGTACGCAATTAATGCGTGAGCAGTCTGTTCGTACTCAGAAACACATTACCCTTGCAGAAATCGGAAGACGTATTGCTTTAGGTCAGTTCAAGGAATTGAACATTATCCTAAAAGGAGACGTGGATGGTTCGGTAGAAGCCTTATCGGATTCCTTCTCTAAATTGTCTACAGAAGAAATTCAAATCAGAATTATTCACAAAGGAGTTGGAGCGATTACAGAATCGGACGTATTGTTAGCGTCTGCTTCCGATGCGATTATTATCGGATTTAACGTTCGTCCTTCCGGAAGTGCAAAACAATTGGCAGACAAGGAAGAAATCGATATCAGAAGCTACTCCATCATCTATGATGCAATTGATGATCTGAAAGATGCAATGGAAGGTATGTTGTCTCCGGAAATGAAAGAAGAAATTACCGGAACAGCTGAAATTCGTGAAACATTCAAGATTTCGAAAGTGGGAACTATTGCAGGATGTATGGTTACCGATGGTAAGATCTTCAGAAACTCTAAAATCCGCTTGATCCGTGAAGGCGTTGTAATTTACACTGGTGAATTGTCAACACTGAAACGTTTCAAAGACGATGTGAAAGAAGTTTCCAAAGGATACGATTGCGGTATGCAGATCAAAAACTACAATGATATCAGAGAATTGGATATTATTGAAGGATTCCAGCAAGTGGAAGTTAAAAAGAAACTGAAATAG
- a CDS encoding DUF6705 family protein: protein MKTIFTILLVSFLFSCKAQVVVPIAEDSDVAYTSGTYNKDVDNDFIKYIGTWKYQNGNTSLTISFAKITFEYFEYKNYYQDLLVGEYKYINNGTEIINTLSLLADNSLSGDDHSISGNLIWTKNLYPVCSDCAENERRIKLSIYDPERRYLSSSVILRYKNDNGTEKIIAKIYKSDNSIMQPEGSPDEMRIPYGEYVLIKQP from the coding sequence ATGAAAACTATATTCACAATCCTGTTGGTATCTTTCCTTTTTTCCTGTAAAGCACAGGTTGTAGTGCCAATTGCCGAAGATAGCGATGTGGCATATACCAGTGGTACTTATAATAAAGATGTTGATAATGATTTCATTAAATATATTGGTACATGGAAATACCAAAACGGAAATACATCACTTACAATTTCTTTTGCCAAAATAACATTCGAGTACTTCGAATATAAAAATTACTATCAGGATTTGTTAGTTGGTGAATACAAATACATCAACAACGGGACTGAAATCATAAACACATTATCATTACTTGCTGATAATTCGCTAAGTGGCGACGATCATAGTATTTCCGGAAATTTGATTTGGACAAAAAATCTATACCCTGTATGTAGTGATTGTGCGGAGAATGAACGTCGTATTAAGCTTTCAATTTATGACCCTGAAAGAAGATATTTAAGCAGCTCTGTTATTTTGCGATATAAAAATGACAATGGAACCGAAAAAATAATAGCCAAAATATATAAGAGTGATAATTCTATCATGCAACCAGAAGGCTCTCCTGATGAAATGCGTATTCCTTATGGAGAATATGTTCTGATAAAACAACCGTAA
- a CDS encoding DUF6705 family protein, which yields MKKYLYSSIAGMITFYGCAQSPVIDRFEGMTIGKVENAYYKDVNGLLNQYVGTWIYSNGNTTLKIVFIKKPMVYVSSFKNYYEDYLVGEFQYIENGIEKVNTLTNLGNSYSDIMDYNLFSVAMMEKGSYPLCPECGENEKRLLMFFNEPSRRNIWSGISNNFVIRKFVENGQEKLKVQFVYTGHGLETLNTMDGPSTNINSFSVPYGEYILVKQP from the coding sequence ATGAAAAAATACTTATATAGTTCAATAGCAGGTATGATCACTTTTTACGGGTGCGCTCAAAGCCCGGTGATTGATAGATTTGAGGGCATGACTATTGGTAAAGTTGAAAACGCGTATTATAAGGACGTTAATGGCTTATTGAATCAATACGTCGGAACCTGGATTTATTCTAACGGTAATACGACGCTCAAAATTGTTTTTATTAAAAAGCCGATGGTGTATGTGTCAAGTTTTAAAAACTATTATGAGGATTATTTAGTCGGAGAATTTCAATACATAGAAAATGGAATTGAAAAAGTGAACACATTAACTAATTTAGGTAATTCTTATTCAGATATTATGGACTATAATTTGTTCTCTGTGGCTATGATGGAAAAGGGTTCATACCCTTTATGTCCGGAATGCGGGGAGAATGAAAAGCGGCTGTTAATGTTTTTTAATGAGCCCTCACGTAGAAATATTTGGAGCGGGATAAGTAATAATTTTGTGATCAGAAAATTTGTTGAAAACGGACAGGAAAAACTAAAAGTACAATTTGTCTATACCGGACACGGTCTTGAAACATTAAACACAATGGATGGTCCTTCAACAAACATAAATAGCTTTAGTGTTCCTTATGGAGAGTATATTTTAGTAAAACAACCGTAA
- the nusA gene encoding transcription termination factor NusA: protein MENIALIESFSEFKDDKLIDRVTLMAILEDVFRNALKKKYGSDDNFDIIINPDKGDMEIWRNRIVVADGEVEDSNSEISLSEARKIEPDFEVGEEVSEEVKLIQLGRRAILALRQNLISKIHEHDNTNLYKQFKDLIGDIYTAEVHHVRPKAVILVDDEGNEIVLPKEKQIPSDFFRKGDNVRGIIENVELKGNKPQIIMSRTSEKFLEKLFEQEIPEVFDGLITVKKVVRIPGEKAKVAVDSYDDRIDPVGACVGMKGSRIHGIVRELGNENIDVINYTTNTQLYITRALSPAKVSSVKIDEEGKSAEVFLKLEEVSKAIGRGGHNIKLAGLLTGYELDVIREGNIAEEEDDVELTEFSDEIEGWVIEEFAKIGLDTARSILNQDVADLVRRTDLEEETILEVIRILREEFEE, encoded by the coding sequence ATGGAAAATATTGCATTAATCGAATCGTTTTCAGAGTTTAAAGACGATAAACTAATCGACAGAGTTACCTTAATGGCAATTTTAGAAGATGTGTTTAGAAATGCATTGAAAAAGAAATATGGTTCAGATGATAACTTCGATATTATTATAAATCCGGATAAAGGAGATATGGAAATATGGAGAAATCGTATTGTAGTTGCTGATGGAGAGGTGGAAGATTCAAATTCTGAAATTTCGTTATCGGAAGCGCGAAAAATTGAGCCTGATTTTGAGGTGGGAGAGGAAGTTTCTGAAGAAGTGAAATTAATTCAATTAGGAAGAAGAGCTATTTTAGCATTGCGTCAAAATCTGATTTCTAAAATTCATGAGCACGATAATACAAATCTTTACAAGCAATTTAAAGATTTAATCGGAGATATTTATACAGCAGAAGTACATCACGTGCGTCCAAAAGCAGTTATTTTGGTGGACGATGAAGGAAATGAAATTGTATTGCCAAAAGAAAAACAAATCCCTTCCGATTTCTTCCGTAAAGGAGATAACGTTAGAGGAATTATTGAGAATGTGGAGTTGAAAGGGAACAAGCCGCAAATCATTATGTCCAGAACTTCAGAGAAATTCCTGGAAAAATTATTTGAGCAGGAAATTCCGGAAGTTTTTGACGGTTTGATCACGGTTAAAAAAGTTGTGAGAATCCCGGGTGAAAAAGCGAAAGTTGCCGTAGATTCGTATGATGACAGAATTGATCCGGTTGGTGCCTGTGTGGGGATGAAAGGTTCCCGTATTCACGGTATCGTTCGTGAGCTTGGAAATGAAAATATTGATGTTATCAACTATACAACCAATACACAATTGTATATAACCAGAGCGCTTAGCCCGGCTAAAGTTTCTTCGGTTAAAATTGATGAAGAAGGTAAATCTGCAGAAGTGTTCTTGAAACTGGAAGAAGTTTCAAAAGCTATCGGACGTGGAGGACATAATATAAAACTGGCAGGATTACTAACAGGATATGAGCTGGATGTAATTCGTGAAGGTAATATTGCAGAGGAAGAGGACGATGTTGAATTAACAGAATTCTCAGATGAAATTGAAGGATGGGTAATCGAGGAGTTTGCTAAAATTGGATTGGATACTGCGAGAAGCATATTGAATCAGGATGTTGCCGATTTAGTGAGAAGAACTGACCTTGAAGAGGAAACAATTTTAGAAGTTATCAGAATTCTGAGAGAAGAGTTCGAAGAATAA
- a CDS encoding DUF6705 family protein, translating into MKNIFVFTVYFFIAISCKAQTIVPLSQDHSDMYHKSNTYTKDVDNEFDKYTGTWKFQQGNTTLTIVFKKIIFDYYQKKNYYEDLLIGEYKYIENGIEKVNTLSILSNPPSTTGGYNIYGNRIVHRGVYPQCPECLLNEKRVILFINDSEREYLDNAIVLRYKNENGVEKIIAKIFKNGTSFMPPDNAPDEMRLPYGEYVLIKQP; encoded by the coding sequence ATGAAAAATATATTTGTATTTACTGTTTATTTTTTTATTGCTATTTCATGCAAGGCGCAAACCATCGTACCTCTTTCACAAGATCATAGTGATATGTATCATAAATCGAATACTTACACTAAAGATGTTGATAATGAATTTGATAAATATACAGGTACATGGAAGTTTCAACAAGGGAATACGACTTTAACTATTGTGTTTAAGAAAATTATTTTTGACTACTACCAAAAGAAAAATTATTACGAGGACTTACTGATTGGAGAATATAAATATATAGAAAATGGAATAGAGAAAGTTAATACTTTAAGTATCCTTAGCAATCCTCCATCAACCACGGGAGGATATAATATATATGGGAATCGTATTGTCCATAGGGGAGTATATCCACAATGTCCTGAGTGCCTTTTAAATGAAAAACGAGTTATTCTTTTTATAAATGATTCTGAACGAGAGTATTTGGATAATGCAATTGTATTACGCTATAAAAATGAAAATGGTGTTGAAAAGATAATTGCAAAAATCTTTAAAAACGGTACTTCATTTATGCCACCTGATAACGCTCCTGATGAAATGCGGCTTCCATACGGTGAATATGTTTTGATAAAACAACCGTAA